The Teredinibacter sp. KSP-S5-2 genome includes a window with the following:
- a CDS encoding class I SAM-dependent methyltransferase, translating into MWDEKYNSQEYIYGTEPNIFLKNNYAKIPSGKVLCLAEGEGRNAVFLAKQGYSVTAVDSSRVGLEKAERLAKENGVTIELIHEDLGRYDIGINQWDGIVSIFCHLPESVRKQIHSNILSALKCDGVFLLEAYTPEQLKYGTGGPPVKELMLSKQIISNELKGLIFSHLIELEREVMEGSHHNGVGAVVQAIGRKSEKS; encoded by the coding sequence ATGTGGGATGAGAAATATAATTCTCAAGAGTATATTTATGGCACAGAACCTAATATATTTCTAAAAAATAACTACGCAAAAATTCCATCGGGGAAAGTGCTATGCCTTGCTGAAGGGGAAGGGCGGAATGCAGTATTTCTCGCCAAGCAAGGCTACAGTGTTACCGCCGTCGATTCGTCTCGGGTTGGTTTGGAAAAGGCGGAGCGGCTTGCTAAAGAAAATGGTGTCACCATCGAGTTGATACATGAAGATTTGGGTCGCTACGATATCGGTATAAATCAATGGGACGGCATTGTATCGATTTTTTGCCATTTACCTGAGAGTGTGCGAAAACAGATTCATTCCAACATTTTATCTGCGCTCAAGTGCGATGGTGTATTTTTACTGGAAGCTTATACTCCAGAGCAGTTGAAATATGGTACAGGTGGTCCGCCGGTTAAAGAACTGATGCTATCTAAACAGATAATTTCTAATGAGCTTAAGGGCTTGATTTTCTCACATCTAATTGAGTTGGAGCGAGAAGTGATGGAAGGCTCTCATCACAATGGCGTCGGTGCTGTCGTGCAAGCTATTGGCCGCAAGTCGGAAAAAAGCTGA
- a CDS encoding Lrp/AsnC ligand binding domain-containing protein — protein sequence MVTSIILFCVERQSINDVAEKLADMGQVSEVYSVSGNYDLVAIVRVKDNDDLADFVTNDLVNVEGILETDTMLAFKAYSRHDLESMFSV from the coding sequence ATGGTTACATCAATTATTTTATTTTGTGTAGAAAGACAATCCATTAACGACGTTGCTGAAAAATTGGCTGATATGGGTCAGGTGTCAGAAGTGTATTCGGTAAGTGGTAATTATGATTTGGTGGCTATTGTTCGGGTTAAAGATAATGATGACTTGGCTGATTTTGTCACAAATGATCTTGTTAATGTCGAGGGCATCTTGGAAACCGATACTATGCTTGCGTTCAAAGCCTACTCCAGACATGATTTGGAATCCATGTTTTCTGTGTAG
- a CDS encoding methyl-accepting chemotaxis protein codes for MAYGNTPWFNRLSSLLSTLDNQPISKKIFLLVSVPLVLVFVFVVSVISFQVGELRSASDAKELVSYAVALDGVAHNFAVERGLTAGFVAGRTEEKHKKLKEQRQLVDEKVKVLLNTDLADVSPLAFDKLITLIAERDKVRKGVDDGKPIISPFSYYSEINRQALNLIESLSAQVSNHTLRTHLNLANSLMWMKERAGQERGALNGVFTSQQLTAEKSDSITGYIRQQDEKLDYFYRYASSDQIKSFEAALDRQNDMAVLQMRQVFSSRTKKDSLLGSLKMELGFGGLIHDFKNLTIYKDTQYKEKIDEHLLKAEEILDEYRRLPGVTESELALLNRLGETVAAYKENLSQAMLLIGRGASVEKINNGIQVDYRPAVDALFGLSKVIGVDPGVWFKATTQRIKDIKSQSDQFVSLVHSEANQLFWNSVVNLVLISLISVTAFFACFVLARYIGKKMLNSIRTVAQTIRYVEQHSDFSTRVEVSSADEIGEMCLSLNSLLDVQQNAFSEVNTVMASIAKGQFDQRVSTSLSGDLNKLKQNVNASADSVERTMNALGKVMDALSEGNFKARMDPSVEGVVRSKVDGAMEDMECALKEIDSVMEGVRHGDFSHRVDVKLSGELGRLKQNINSSLESLESAIKDIIQSVAAQQQGDFTKRITKEYEGNLAELKNYINNSGDSVQSVIEAVSDVMTSLREGDFSNRIEIDFDGELYLLKDNINQSLINLDEAMNEIVSVAEDQQNGKLDSKVSGTYSGQLEKLKVSINDSSNSISRVILEIGSVMRDLKSGQFDRRINMDFDGDLLRLKRDVNQSLQNLDEAMNEIVKVAEQQKNGDLRFRINGNYSGQLAVLKDALNSSSDQLENVIRNVENATRSVNTSAGEIVMGNNDLSQRTEEQAANLEETASSMEQMAAGVQQSVENANNSVTLAVNAKTVAMEGGEVIDKVVSAMAEINHSSSRIHDIISVVDEIAFQTNLLALNAAVEAARAGEQGRGFAVVAGEVRNLAQRSADAAKEIKTLIQDSVSKTTEGAELVDIAGKTLKAIIVEVEKVASAVQGIQAFAIEQNSGIQQVNIAISQMDEMTQQNAALVEQSGAAGESMSDQANEVMKLVSFFKVS; via the coding sequence ATGGCGTACGGAAATACTCCCTGGTTCAATCGATTATCTTCTCTGCTTTCAACTTTGGATAACCAGCCGATCAGTAAAAAAATATTTTTGCTTGTCTCGGTTCCTCTTGTTTTGGTTTTTGTCTTTGTTGTCTCCGTGATTTCTTTTCAGGTTGGTGAGCTTCGTTCTGCCAGCGATGCCAAGGAACTCGTTTCCTATGCTGTCGCACTGGATGGAGTCGCACATAACTTTGCGGTTGAGCGGGGCTTGACTGCGGGTTTTGTTGCTGGTCGAACAGAAGAAAAGCACAAGAAACTGAAAGAACAACGGCAGTTAGTCGATGAAAAAGTGAAGGTGTTGTTAAATACGGATTTGGCTGACGTCTCGCCTTTGGCTTTTGATAAGCTAATCACGCTGATTGCGGAAAGAGATAAGGTGAGAAAGGGGGTTGATGATGGTAAGCCGATCATATCGCCATTTTCCTATTATTCTGAAATTAACCGACAGGCCCTGAACTTAATTGAGTCGTTGAGCGCGCAGGTCAGTAACCATACTTTGCGTACCCATCTTAATCTGGCCAATAGTCTGATGTGGATGAAGGAAAGGGCTGGTCAAGAGCGAGGAGCATTAAATGGTGTTTTTACTTCCCAACAACTGACTGCTGAGAAATCCGACAGCATTACAGGTTATATTCGTCAACAAGACGAAAAACTGGATTATTTCTATCGCTATGCGTCGTCGGATCAAATCAAATCGTTTGAAGCTGCTTTAGATAGGCAGAATGACATGGCGGTGTTGCAGATGCGTCAGGTATTCTCCTCAAGAACAAAAAAGGATTCTCTACTTGGCTCACTGAAAATGGAGCTGGGTTTTGGTGGCCTGATTCATGATTTTAAGAATCTGACTATATACAAGGACACTCAGTATAAAGAAAAAATAGACGAACATTTATTGAAGGCAGAAGAAATACTTGATGAATATCGACGGCTACCTGGCGTAACGGAGAGTGAGCTGGCGTTGCTGAATCGTCTTGGTGAAACAGTTGCTGCCTATAAAGAAAACTTGAGCCAAGCTATGCTGCTTATTGGTCGTGGGGCCAGCGTTGAAAAGATTAATAATGGTATTCAGGTTGATTATAGACCGGCGGTTGATGCGTTATTTGGTTTATCCAAAGTAATAGGTGTGGACCCTGGAGTTTGGTTTAAAGCAACAACTCAACGAATTAAGGATATTAAGAGTCAGTCCGACCAGTTTGTCTCTTTGGTTCATTCTGAAGCCAACCAACTTTTCTGGAATTCTGTGGTAAACCTGGTTTTAATTTCTCTGATTTCAGTGACCGCATTTTTTGCGTGTTTTGTGCTGGCTCGGTATATAGGCAAGAAAATGCTGAATAGTATTAGAACCGTAGCGCAAACAATCCGGTATGTAGAACAACACAGTGACTTTTCTACAAGAGTGGAGGTGAGTTCAGCCGATGAGATTGGGGAAATGTGTCTCTCATTGAACAGCTTGCTCGATGTTCAACAAAACGCCTTTAGTGAAGTGAACACCGTGATGGCCTCAATCGCAAAAGGTCAGTTTGATCAACGGGTGTCGACAAGCTTAAGTGGTGATCTGAATAAATTAAAGCAGAACGTTAATGCGTCGGCCGATTCTGTAGAGAGAACCATGAATGCTTTGGGTAAAGTGATGGATGCGCTGTCTGAAGGTAATTTTAAAGCGAGAATGGACCCCTCGGTCGAAGGTGTGGTCAGGAGCAAGGTCGATGGGGCGATGGAGGATATGGAATGTGCATTGAAAGAAATTGACTCGGTGATGGAAGGGGTTAGGCATGGAGATTTTTCTCATCGAGTTGACGTTAAGCTGTCTGGCGAGTTGGGCAGGCTTAAACAGAATATCAATAGTTCGCTTGAAAGCCTTGAAAGTGCAATCAAAGACATAATTCAAAGTGTTGCAGCCCAGCAACAAGGTGATTTTACCAAGCGAATTACCAAGGAATACGAAGGAAATCTGGCGGAGCTAAAAAACTATATCAATAACTCCGGGGACAGTGTTCAGTCTGTTATTGAGGCCGTTTCGGATGTTATGACGTCTTTGAGAGAGGGAGATTTTAGTAATCGAATAGAAATAGATTTTGACGGTGAGTTGTACTTACTGAAGGATAATATTAATCAATCCCTGATTAATCTGGATGAGGCAATGAATGAAATCGTGTCTGTGGCTGAAGATCAACAAAATGGGAAGTTGGATTCAAAGGTTAGTGGCACTTATTCGGGACAACTGGAAAAATTAAAAGTATCTATCAATGACTCAAGTAACAGTATAAGTCGGGTTATTCTCGAGATTGGCTCAGTGATGAGGGATTTAAAATCCGGTCAATTTGATCGACGAATCAATATGGATTTTGATGGTGACTTATTACGATTAAAGCGCGATGTAAATCAATCACTGCAAAATTTGGATGAGGCAATGAATGAGATCGTTAAAGTTGCCGAGCAGCAGAAAAATGGAGATTTACGTTTTCGTATCAACGGCAACTATTCCGGACAGCTAGCAGTATTGAAGGATGCACTGAATAGTTCATCAGACCAACTGGAGAATGTAATTCGCAATGTGGAAAATGCAACGCGATCAGTAAATACCAGTGCCGGCGAAATAGTTATGGGAAATAACGATTTGAGCCAACGGACAGAGGAGCAAGCGGCAAATCTGGAAGAAACGGCATCCAGCATGGAGCAAATGGCCGCCGGTGTACAACAGAGCGTGGAAAATGCTAATAATTCCGTGACATTGGCTGTGAATGCGAAGACTGTTGCAATGGAAGGAGGGGAGGTAATTGATAAAGTTGTGTCCGCTATGGCGGAAATCAATCATTCAAGCAGCCGAATCCACGATATTATCAGTGTTGTCGACGAAATCGCATTCCAGACAAATCTTCTGGCTTTAAATGCTGCGGTCGAAGCGGCCAGAGCGGGAGAACAGGGACGAGGCTTTGCTGTTGTTGCCGGGGAAGTACGGAATCTTGCCCAACGTTCTGCGGATGCGGCGAAAGAAATCAAAACGTTAATTCAGGACAGTGTGAGTAAAACAACGGAGGGTGCTGAATTGGTTGATATAGCCGGTAAAACATTAAAAGCAATTATTGTTGAAGTAGAAAAGGTAGCTTCGGCTGTGCAAGGTATTCAGGCGTTTGCGATTGAGCAGAATTCGGGTATACAGCAAGTGAATATCGCTATCTCTCAAATGGATGAGATGACACAGCAAAATGCAGCCTTGGTGGAGCAGTCTGGTGCTGCTGGTGAGTCTATGAGTGATCAAGCGAATGAAGTAATGAAACTTGTATCCTTCTTTAAAGTGAGTTAG